A window of Rhinolophus ferrumequinum isolate MPI-CBG mRhiFer1 chromosome X, mRhiFer1_v1.p, whole genome shotgun sequence contains these coding sequences:
- the LOC117020286 gene encoding melanoma-associated antigen B5-like codes for MPRGQKNMPHAREKCNQESDDSKSHKTLQAASVEEEDSPCCSSSVLGGNPQIPSATVTSSTSQGSWTASSTTIASSRAFHTRYDKDDESLVEENAHSSNTLSSENSWSEVLTMNVELKEQYLLHKYKTQQPILKEEIIQIVGENQDEFDDIFQKASDLIEAVFAVDLKEVDSSTHVYDLVSKLNLPNNGRVYAGRGLPKMGLLLNILGLIFIKGNRASEEEMWQFLNMLEVYAGRKHRVYGEPRKLINTDLVQLQYLEYRQVPDNDPARYEFLWGPRAHAETSKMQVLEFWAKVNDTVPNALSPWYEEALQDEERTRATEAVRAATGTTAGRDIMAPASPTTSDV; via the coding sequence ATGCCTCGGGGTCAGAAGAATATGCCCCATGCTCGTGAGAAATGCAACCAGGAATCCGATGACTCCAAGAGTCACAAGACACTTCAGGCAGCATCAGTAGAGGAAGAAGACTCCCCCTGCTGCTCTTCTTCTGTTTTGGGGGGTAATCCCCAGATTCCATCAGCTACTGTGACAAGTAGCACTTCCCAGGGCTCTTGGACAGCCTCATCTACCACCATTGCCTCTTCACGTGCTTTTCACACAAGATATGATAAAGATGATGAAAGTCTAGTTGAGGAAAATGCACATTCCTCTAACACCTTATCTTCTGAGAACTCGTGGAGTGAAGTTCTAACTATGAACGTGGAATTGAAGGAGCAATACCTTCTGCACAAATATAAAACGCAGCAGCCCATTCTGAAGGAAGAGATTATCCAGATTGTAGGAGAAAACCAAGACGAGTTTGATGACATCTTCCAGAAAGCCTCGGATCTTATTGAGGCCGTCTTTGCAGTCGACTTGAAGGAAGTCGACTCAAGCACCCATGTATATGACCTCGTCAGCAAACTGAACCTCCCCAATAATGGGAGGGTGTATGCTGGCAGGGGATTACCCAAGATGGGTCTCCTGCTGAATATCCTGGGCCTGATCTTCATTAAAGGCAACCGGGCCAGCGAGGAGGAGATGTGGCAATTCCTGAATATGCTGGAAGTATACGCTGGGAGGAAGCACCGCGTCTATGGGGAGCCCAGGAAGCTCATTAACACAGATCTGGTGCAGCTACAGTACCTGGAGTACCGCCAGGTACCTGACAACGATCCTGCACGCTACGAGTTTCTATGGGGCCCAAGAGCTCACGCTGAAACAAGCAAGATGCAAGTCCTGGAATTTTGGGCCAAGGTTAATGACACAGTCCCTAATGCTTTGTCACCTTGGTATGAAGAGGCTCTGCAAGATGAAGAGAGAACACGAGCCACAGAGGCAGTGAGGGCTGCCACTGGTACCACAGCCGGACGTGATATCATGGCCCCAGCTTCTCCCACCACTAGTGATGTCTGA